CGAACCGATGACGCGGCCGAACTGCTTGCGCTCCTTGGCGTAATCGACCGCCTTTTCGATCATGCGACCGCCGGCGCCCAGCGTATCGGCGGCGAGCATGATGCGCCCGGCGTCGATCATGCGGTCCAGCGTCGCCTGCGGATTGCCCGACGACAGCGGCTCGGCCTCGACGGCGTCGAAATTCAGCACGCCGACCGTGCGCGTTACATCGATGGTAGTGAGGACCACCTTTTCCAGGCCCGCGGCGTATCCATCGACGACGTGCAGGCCCCCGAATTTGTCCGCAACGATGAAAAAATTCGCCTCTTCGAAGTCGAGACCGAAAAGAGATTTTCCGCTGAGCTTGCCGTTCTTCACCGTGATGCCTGCCCCGTCTCGCGCGCCGCCGGCCTGTTCGCTGACAGCAACGCCGGCGATGCGCTCGCCGGTCGCGAGCCCAGAAAGATATTTCCGCTGCTGTTTTTCCGAGCCCGCGCCAGTCAATGCCAGCGGTGCCATCACATAACTGCCGACGAACGGCATGGGGGCGACATATCTTCCAAGCGCTTCCGCAACCAAAGCAGCATCCAGCAATCCTAGGCCCAGGCCGCCATATTCCTCGGGTATGAGGATGCCCGGGACGCCAAGCTCGGACAGAACGTTGATGATGTAGTACATTTGCCAGTGGCTGCGTTCTCTGTCGCGTATGCGATCGAGGGTGCACTCGCGCTCCAGCGTGCGGTTGATGCTCTCCTGCATCATCGTCTGTTCGGAGGTGAGGCCGAATTCCATGTCAGGCCTTCGCCGCTTTCGGCTCGCGCGGCATGCCGAGGCCGCGTTCGGCGATGATGTTCTTCTGGATTTGCGCCGTGCCGCCGCCGATGATCAGGCCAAGGTCGAACATATAGTTCCACTGCCAATTGCCGTTGTTGCGCAAATGCGGGCTGCCGCCATAGAGGATGCCGAGTTCGCCCAGCGCGTCGATCGCGAAAGCCGCGAGCTGGTGATTGAGTTCGCAGCCCATCAGCTTGACGATCAGTCCGGCAACGCCTGGATCTTCGCCTTTCAGGCGCGACGTCAGAAGGCGCAGGCCGTGGAATTCCA
Above is a window of Rhizomicrobium sp. DNA encoding:
- a CDS encoding acyl-CoA dehydrogenase family protein, giving the protein MEFGLTSEQTMMQESINRTLERECTLDRIRDRERSHWQMYYIINVLSELGVPGILIPEEYGGLGLGLLDAALVAEALGRYVAPMPFVGSYVMAPLALTGAGSEKQQRKYLSGLATGERIAGVAVSEQAGGARDGAGITVKNGKLSGKSLFGLDFEEANFFIVADKFGGLHVVDGYAAGLEKVVLTTIDVTRTVGVLNFDAVEAEPLSSGNPQATLDRMIDAGRIMLAADTLGAGGRMIEKAVDYAKERKQFGRVIGSFQAVKHLCAEMVAELEPCRALIWYAAYAFDAFPDQARRMAAHAKAHTAEVGTFVARTATEVHGGMGFTDLLGLHYWFKRIGFDRQALGGPEKNRHDAAVAQGWIGN